In Clostridium sp., one DNA window encodes the following:
- a CDS encoding glycosyltransferase family 9 protein, which produces MKNILIIRSVSFQQLDLNIVAIKDKYPGYSIDLLTHEHGVKLAQKYRDVDNIYVYPYKEGFKSGNRVGEIEDKKFDIVVIPVTNISGAGFFNVLRYSKMISADKMVMCNVVSDLKEISYFQIYFMNIKSIVFKILSVILTAVISFFMIIFLPFGLRRITKKQ; this is translated from the coding sequence ATGAAAAACATTTTGATAATTCGCTCTGTAAGTTTTCAGCAGTTGGATTTGAACATAGTTGCCATAAAGGATAAATACCCTGGGTACAGCATAGATCTTCTCACCCATGAGCACGGTGTGAAGCTGGCACAAAAGTACAGGGATGTTGACAATATATACGTCTATCCCTATAAAGAAGGTTTTAAATCCGGCAACAGAGTTGGTGAAATTGAAGATAAAAAATTTGACATAGTTGTAATACCTGTAACCAACATATCTGGAGCAGGATTTTTCAATGTACTGAGATATTCAAAAATGATTTCAGCGGATAAAATGGTAATGTGCAATGTGGTGTCTGACTTGAAGGAAATATCTTATTTTCAGATATACTTTATGAATATAAAAAGCATTGTATTTAAAATACTGTCAGTAATACTGACTGCTGTCATTTCATTCTTTATGATAATTTTTTTACCCTTTGGGCTAAGGAGAATAACTAAAAAACAATAG
- a CDS encoding glycosyltransferase family 2 protein, whose translation MDTPLVSIVTICWNRKKDILESLKGIFEIEYGNLEVIVVDNHSTDGTVEAIECEFPEVRLIKMFKNIGIEAYNIGFKNAGGKYIVILDDDSFPHKYAVQRMVDKFENDEKLGMVAFDVRNYYNYDQVKAVEKQKMLKADTAAGSKGYLMAFNGAGAGVRRELLEKAGFYPEEFFLYWNEQDTAFRILDMDYKIEFFSDVISYHKYSPKNRVSWRAPYYYTRNAFWLIWKNYPVKKALELTVRMVYDCFYYSMEQKTFIYIKAMCSAFWEINKIYGKRKVVKDYIWENLRIPFNVAFTFFK comes from the coding sequence ATGGATACTCCTTTGGTAAGTATAGTGACTATATGCTGGAACAGAAAAAAAGATATACTGGAAAGCCTGAAGGGTATATTTGAAATAGAATACGGCAATCTGGAAGTAATTGTTGTGGACAACCATTCTACAGATGGTACTGTAGAGGCCATAGAGTGTGAATTTCCGGAAGTTAGGCTTATAAAAATGTTTAAAAATATAGGTATAGAAGCCTATAACATAGGATTTAAAAATGCCGGAGGCAAATACATAGTCATACTTGATGATGATTCTTTCCCGCATAAATATGCAGTGCAGAGAATGGTAGACAAGTTTGAGAATGATGAAAAACTTGGAATGGTGGCTTTTGATGTGAGAAACTATTATAATTACGACCAGGTTAAAGCGGTGGAAAAGCAGAAAATGCTAAAAGCAGATACAGCTGCTGGGTCAAAGGGATATCTTATGGCTTTCAATGGTGCCGGCGCCGGTGTGAGAAGGGAACTGCTGGAGAAGGCAGGATTTTATCCTGAAGAATTTTTCCTGTACTGGAATGAACAGGATACCGCCTTCAGAATACTGGATATGGATTATAAAATAGAATTTTTTTCGGATGTCATATCCTATCACAAGTATTCACCTAAAAACAGGGTTTCCTGGAGAGCACCCTACTACTATACCCGCAATGCCTTCTGGCTTATATGGAAAAACTATCCTGTAAAAAAAGCACTGGAGCTTACGGTAAGGATGGTGTACGACTGCTTTTATTATTCCATGGAGCAGAAAACTTTCATCTATATTAAAGCCATGTGCAGTGCATTTTGGGAAATAAATAAAATATACGGCAAGAGAAAAGTAGTAAAAGATTATATATGGGAAAATTTGCGAATACCCTTCAACGTTGCATTTACATTTTTCAAATAG
- a CDS encoding FkbM family methyltransferase has translation MFLDLNRESCLKKVLNSNGNVILFGAGGYGRLMFSIFKKLNMKIKYFCDNDINKHGKNIDEIKVISPNELSQFKRDTPIIITSDYNNYFCEIYEQLKKMKFDNLYYFSPHFIMEHYNELLYNSIANNIENIENLFKILEDGKSKNVLKSVLNYRLTFDINDLINCVSKNEMYFDKDIMDFKGENYFIDGGAYDGKTILKFIEAAKGNFKFVYSFEPDKNNFALLKSNKRLVEYSSKIKLENKGLYKQTGKVCFSNSANQGSCINEGCPNNLINTISIDDYAVNNKITFIKMDIEGSEIDAINGGIKTLKFVKPTLSICLYHKMNDLWEIPLLIKSIQPDYKIYLRQYEYTLYDTVCYAI, from the coding sequence ATGTTTTTGGATCTAAATAGGGAATCTTGTTTGAAAAAGGTTTTAAATTCTAATGGAAATGTTATTTTATTTGGTGCTGGTGGATATGGAAGATTGATGTTTAGCATTTTTAAAAAACTTAATATGAAAATAAAATATTTTTGTGACAATGATATTAATAAACATGGAAAAAATATAGATGAAATTAAAGTTATCAGTCCAAATGAGCTTTCTCAATTTAAAAGGGATACTCCAATAATTATAACAAGTGATTATAATAATTATTTTTGTGAAATATATGAACAGCTAAAAAAAATGAAATTTGACAATTTATATTATTTTTCACCGCATTTTATAATGGAACATTATAATGAATTACTTTATAATAGCATAGCAAATAATATTGAAAATATAGAAAACTTATTTAAAATTTTAGAAGATGGAAAGTCAAAAAATGTGTTGAAAAGTGTTTTAAATTACAGATTGACTTTTGATATAAATGATTTGATTAATTGTGTGAGCAAAAATGAGATGTATTTTGATAAGGATATAATGGACTTCAAAGGAGAAAATTATTTTATTGATGGAGGAGCTTATGACGGTAAGACTATTTTAAAATTTATAGAAGCAGCAAAAGGTAATTTTAAGTTTGTATATTCTTTTGAGCCAGATAAAAATAATTTTGCTCTTTTAAAAAGTAATAAAAGATTAGTAGAATATAGTTCTAAAATCAAGTTAGAAAATAAGGGTTTGTATAAACAAACGGGAAAAGTTTGTTTCTCTAACTCTGCTAATCAAGGTTCTTGTATAAATGAAGGTTGTCCTAATAATTTAATTAATACAATTAGTATTGATGATTATGCTGTAAATAATAAAATAACTTTTATTAAAATGGATATAGAGGGTTCGGAAATAGACGCTATAAACGGTGGAATTAAAACTTTAAAATTTGTGAAACCTACATTATCTATATGTTTATATCATAAGATGAATGATTTATGGGAGATACCTCTTCTTATAAAATCAATTCAGCCGGACTATAAAATTTATTTGAGACAATATGAATATACTCTTTATGATACTGTTTGTTATGCAATATAA
- a CDS encoding glycosyltransferase family 2 protein — MIKLAVVICNYNKKNYILKCIESVMESSFKNLDIYVVDNASTDESVQAIRQNFSGKLTLIENAENLGGSGGFNTGLKEVLKKDYRYILLLDNDVIMDKEAILNLYDLLENSANIAIAGSKLYSMNNPKQIQELGAVIDFSKFYIEPFYKGHIDDGTLPEVIECDYVPACSMIVRVDAVKRVGIMDEANFIYWDDIDWGYRFKLAGYKVVSCSKSMVWHNMGVSQKVNTFGTYYFWRNRVHFFTKYCNEKQIKSFSLKLFDEIFQAVYSCNYIGKYSSARTIMRAVDDALNGIRGKAGGNRIMQLEKISDKFNSVLEDKNNILIVDGSELKILRDVINRIRSLNKNARITVAADNEGQLANQFENLDVLNVDNIENLNKYDCNLKTCYHMFDARYSIDDKVIYVDRFFNIIASDSDREYVKNYDNSYNMLKNIWYPILLNKILELKQTFED; from the coding sequence ATGATTAAATTAGCAGTAGTAATTTGCAATTATAACAAAAAAAATTACATATTAAAATGCATAGAATCGGTAATGGAATCATCATTCAAAAATTTAGATATTTATGTAGTAGATAATGCATCTACAGATGAATCTGTACAAGCTATAAGGCAGAATTTCAGTGGTAAGTTAACGTTAATCGAAAATGCAGAGAATTTAGGTGGTTCAGGTGGTTTTAATACTGGATTGAAGGAAGTTCTAAAAAAGGATTATAGATATATTCTGCTGCTGGATAATGATGTTATTATGGATAAAGAAGCAATTTTGAATTTGTATGATTTACTGGAAAATAGTGCTAATATAGCTATAGCAGGTTCAAAATTGTATTCTATGAATAATCCTAAGCAGATTCAGGAATTGGGAGCTGTAATTGATTTTTCAAAGTTTTATATTGAACCTTTTTATAAAGGACATATTGATGATGGTACACTGCCTGAAGTAATTGAATGTGACTATGTGCCTGCATGTTCCATGATCGTAAGAGTAGATGCAGTTAAAAGAGTTGGAATCATGGATGAGGCGAATTTTATATATTGGGATGACATTGATTGGGGTTATAGGTTTAAGCTGGCAGGTTATAAAGTGGTTTCCTGCTCCAAGTCAATGGTATGGCATAATATGGGGGTTTCTCAGAAAGTCAATACCTTTGGTACATACTATTTCTGGCGTAATAGAGTTCATTTTTTTACGAAATATTGTAATGAAAAACAGATTAAGAGTTTCTCTTTAAAATTATTCGATGAAATCTTTCAGGCTGTGTATTCCTGTAATTACATAGGAAAATACAGCAGTGCAAGGACCATAATGAGGGCTGTGGATGATGCGCTAAATGGTATAAGAGGAAAAGCTGGCGGCAATAGAATAATGCAATTGGAAAAGATATCGGATAAATTCAATAGTGTACTTGAAGATAAAAATAACATATTGATTGTAGATGGTTCGGAATTAAAAATATTGAGAGATGTAATAAACAGAATAAGATCCTTGAATAAAAATGCAAGAATAACTGTTGCGGCAGATAATGAGGGTCAATTAGCAAATCAATTTGAAAATTTGGATGTCTTAAATGTGGATAATATAGAAAATTTAAATAAATATGACTGCAATTTAAAAACTTGTTATCATATGTTTGATGCAAGGTATAGTATTGATGATAAAGTAATATATGTGGATAGATTCTTTAATATAATAGCATCTGATAGTGACAGGGAATATGTGAAAAATTATGACAACTCTTATAATATGCTGAAAAATATATGGTATCCTATACTTCTAAATAAAATTTTAGAGCTCAAGCAGACCTTTGAAGATTAA
- a CDS encoding glycosyltransferase family 2 protein → MNVDISVIMPVYNAGKYLEESIESVLNQTYKNFEFVIINDGSTDDSLNIINYYAAKDNRIKIISRENKGLVYSLNEGIKLAKGEYIARMDADDISMPERFTKQIDFLENHNQVDILGSKVSIIGNITDEEKFKHEKKLNILFNAERARQTLLTYWYCLAHPSIMFKINVVTTLKGYKNYKAEDLELWLRALKNGFKIYKMNEKLLKYRIHNESKTSTDNKRFDGVKDGIKIKFLDVFNNCTKKNFRYLIWGASNGGKISKEVIENIIPDSTCIGFIDKFKKGEFERIKIFNPDKLNSIKFDYVFVATEPGKEEAINKLESMRLQNIKNFLCTI, encoded by the coding sequence ATGAATGTAGATATTTCTGTTATTATGCCAGTGTACAATGCAGGAAAATATTTAGAAGAATCTATTGAAAGCGTATTAAATCAGACTTATAAAAATTTTGAATTTGTAATAATAAATGATGGCTCAACAGATGATTCATTAAATATAATAAATTACTATGCAGCAAAAGATAATAGAATAAAGATAATTTCAAGAGAAAATAAAGGTCTTGTATATTCTTTGAATGAGGGAATAAAGTTGGCAAAGGGAGAATATATAGCCCGAATGGATGCGGATGATATATCCATGCCTGAAAGATTTACGAAACAAATTGATTTTTTAGAAAATCATAATCAAGTAGATATTTTAGGATCTAAAGTATCTATTATTGGTAATATAACTGATGAAGAAAAATTTAAACATGAAAAAAAATTAAATATTTTATTTAATGCTGAAAGAGCTAGACAAACTTTATTGACTTATTGGTATTGTTTAGCACATCCATCTATAATGTTTAAAATAAATGTAGTTACTACATTAAAAGGGTATAAGAATTATAAAGCTGAAGATTTAGAGTTATGGTTGAGAGCATTAAAAAATGGGTTTAAAATTTATAAAATGAATGAAAAACTTTTGAAATACAGGATACATAATGAATCTAAAACTAGTACAGATAATAAAAGGTTTGATGGAGTAAAAGATGGTATAAAGATAAAATTTTTAGATGTTTTCAATAATTGTACTAAAAAAAATTTTAGATATTTAATATGGGGTGCCTCTAATGGAGGTAAAATATCAAAAGAAGTTATAGAAAATATTATTCCAGATTCAACATGTATAGGATTTATTGACAAGTTTAAAAAAGGAGAATTTGAACGAATAAAGATATTTAATCCCGATAAATTAAATAGCATTAAATTTGATTATGTGTTTGTAGCAACAGAACCTGGGAAAGAAGAAGCCATAAATAAGCTAGAATCTATGAGGTTACAAAATATAAAAAATTTTTTGTGTACTATATAA
- a CDS encoding UDP-N-acetylglucosamine 2-epimerase, whose translation MKKIIINLFYILSQNKKYISIHSKNENISNYLNEVSREEIFNYIKFLECQNYNGFYLEDIYMYDDIPLYFFFRDTLYARVEHLLNCIEIINQLENKFSIDDIIVTTDSFMMYNVATQLFNLQCIKVKPTNKNKKEVNSDTAYLLDQRSKIGIKHLSEFKKKYLLKKNFLVLSHAMNLNIINDTINKKQFYYDTQIGPIIDRLKENYNILNIQKCNKISLNKSIESNLEYYPYEQIENIISLENVKVENNKIIINDKILKNLNYKYKKLNLYKIIVNNFFSDYKERCDNALKRILILMNIFKQFKIEKCLIMDETYSGRPFIFAANKLWIKSFSCQHGIITNKRFSQAIESKYNDILAPTKTFVWGKFFKEKLINNGTIYSDSNVLISGQVRTDLIFKYYINQRQNKCSQTKNTNKVNILYITQGASDTDKPAIKILFNSLKKLDKDYNLIIKLHPADAKYNFYKNMTKQYNLKNFKIVQNYDLYLLLQWCDFVVNVFSTVTQEALIFNKKCICILLPKYGDASGFVKDGIALGVKDEYELLNNITKINKKNILNNKILEKRFYKIDGHVTDRIVKAILIEKQPV comes from the coding sequence GTGAAAAAAATTATTATTAATTTATTTTATATTTTATCGCAGAATAAAAAGTATATTTCTATACATAGTAAAAATGAAAATATATCCAATTATTTAAATGAAGTTAGTAGAGAAGAGATTTTTAATTATATAAAATTTTTAGAATGTCAAAATTATAACGGATTTTATTTAGAAGATATTTATATGTATGATGATATACCTTTATATTTCTTTTTTAGAGATACACTTTATGCTAGAGTTGAACATTTATTAAATTGTATAGAAATAATTAATCAATTGGAAAATAAATTTTCAATTGATGATATCATAGTTACAACTGATAGCTTTATGATGTATAATGTTGCAACACAATTATTTAACTTACAATGTATTAAGGTAAAACCAACCAATAAAAATAAAAAAGAAGTTAATTCTGACACTGCATATTTATTAGATCAAAGATCAAAGATAGGGATAAAACATCTTAGTGAATTTAAAAAGAAATATTTACTAAAAAAAAATTTTTTAGTGCTTTCTCATGCTATGAATTTAAATATAATCAATGATACTATAAATAAAAAACAATTTTATTATGATACACAGATAGGTCCTATAATTGACAGATTGAAAGAAAATTATAATATACTTAATATTCAAAAGTGTAATAAGATAAGTTTAAATAAATCTATAGAAAGTAATTTAGAGTATTATCCTTACGAACAAATAGAAAATATTATTAGTCTAGAAAATGTGAAAGTAGAAAATAATAAGATTATTATCAATGATAAAATTTTAAAAAATTTGAATTATAAATATAAAAAATTAAATTTATATAAAATAATTGTTAATAATTTTTTTAGTGACTATAAGGAAAGATGTGATAATGCCTTAAAAAGAATTTTAATTTTAATGAATATATTTAAACAATTTAAAATAGAAAAATGCTTAATTATGGATGAAACTTATAGTGGAAGACCATTCATATTTGCTGCAAATAAATTGTGGATAAAAAGTTTTTCTTGTCAGCATGGTATTATTACTAATAAAAGATTTTCACAAGCTATAGAGTCAAAATACAATGATATTTTAGCGCCTACAAAAACATTTGTGTGGGGGAAATTTTTTAAAGAAAAATTGATTAATAATGGAACCATATATTCTGATTCTAATGTATTAATATCTGGGCAAGTTAGAACAGATTTAATATTTAAATATTACATTAATCAGAGACAAAATAAATGTTCTCAAACTAAAAATACTAATAAAGTAAATATTTTATATATCACTCAAGGAGCAAGTGATACTGATAAACCGGCAATTAAAATATTATTTAATTCTTTAAAAAAGTTGGATAAAGATTATAATTTAATAATTAAACTGCACCCAGCAGATGCTAAATATAATTTTTATAAAAATATGACAAAACAATACAACCTAAAAAATTTTAAAATAGTACAAAATTATGATTTATATTTATTGCTTCAATGGTGTGACTTTGTTGTAAATGTATTCTCTACTGTTACACAAGAAGCATTGATATTTAATAAAAAATGTATTTGTATATTATTACCTAAGTATGGAGATGCATCGGGATTTGTAAAAGATGGGATAGCGTTAGGAGTAAAAGATGAATATGAGTTATTAAATAATATTACAAAAATCAATAAAAAAAATATTTTAAATAATAAAATATTAGAAAAGCGATTTTATAAAATTGATGGACATGTTACAGATAGAATAGTTAAAGCTATATTAATAGAAAAACAACCGGTTTAG
- a CDS encoding class I SAM-dependent methyltransferase, producing MLSDRFKYDSLECINLNNIQKLTKNQVLEKLNKGIYLNKEVKCQCGNNSFEILSEKDRYGIPLTTVICQKCGLVMTNPRMNQFSYDQFYDKEYRKLYLGVQEPNFDFYNLEQKRGEKIFRYVSSSINLDNNEVLEVGCGAGGILDIFKKNGCSVIGVDLDSNYINYGIDKGLELYCTHSKNLIDKYLEKFDLIILSHVLEHFLDIDSELEIIYKLLKPTGYLYVEVPGLKSLLIGYDKCDFLYYLQNAHTYSFDLDTLVQIMKWSKFKFIKGDERIHSLFKKIDYRSNTVVNYYNDVKSYLVDLEKNKDKYKKEYENFMEKKSRAEREKKFKIVKERISNYKDNTVVLYGTGNHTKILLDYIGYTNKILGLLDKGKDKINKMYYGYEVLNLEKIFHKIKAIVISSDSYQKIIYDRIKDYEKYGIDIIKIY from the coding sequence ATGTTAAGTGATAGATTTAAATATGATAGCTTAGAATGTATTAATTTAAATAATATTCAAAAATTAACTAAAAACCAAGTTTTGGAAAAGCTAAATAAAGGGATTTATTTAAATAAAGAGGTAAAATGTCAATGTGGAAATAATAGTTTTGAAATTTTGTCTGAAAAAGATAGATATGGGATTCCTTTAACTACTGTAATCTGCCAAAAATGTGGCTTAGTTATGACAAATCCAAGAATGAACCAATTTTCATATGATCAGTTCTATGATAAGGAATATAGGAAATTATATTTGGGTGTACAGGAACCTAATTTTGATTTTTATAATCTTGAACAAAAAAGAGGAGAAAAAATATTTAGGTATGTTAGTAGTTCAATTAATTTAGATAATAATGAGGTATTAGAAGTAGGATGTGGGGCAGGTGGAATATTAGATATATTTAAAAAAAATGGATGTAGTGTTATAGGGGTGGATCTAGATAGCAATTACATAAATTATGGTATAGATAAAGGATTAGAACTTTATTGTACACATTCAAAAAACTTAATTGATAAGTATCTGGAAAAATTTGATTTAATAATATTGAGCCATGTGTTAGAACATTTCCTAGATATAGATAGTGAATTAGAAATAATATATAAATTATTAAAGCCGACTGGATATTTGTATGTAGAAGTTCCTGGATTAAAAAGTTTACTAATTGGATATGACAAGTGTGACTTTTTATATTATTTACAAAATGCACATACGTATAGTTTTGATTTAGATACATTGGTGCAAATAATGAAATGGAGTAAATTTAAATTTATAAAGGGCGATGAGAGAATACATAGTCTATTTAAAAAAATTGATTATAGAAGTAATACTGTTGTTAATTATTATAATGATGTAAAAAGTTACCTTGTAGATTTAGAGAAAAATAAGGATAAATATAAAAAAGAATATGAGAATTTTATGGAGAAAAAAAGTAGAGCTGAAAGGGAAAAGAAATTTAAAATAGTAAAAGAAAGAATAAGCAATTATAAAGATAATACTGTGGTTTTGTATGGAACAGGAAATCATACTAAAATTTTATTGGATTATATTGGCTATACTAATAAGATTTTGGGCTTATTAGATAAAGGGAAAGACAAAATTAATAAGATGTATTATGGATATGAAGTTCTGAATTTAGAAAAAATATTTCATAAAATAAAAGCTATAGTTATATCTTCAGATAGTTACCAAAAAATAATATATGATAGAATTAAGGATTATGAGAAATATGGAATTGATATAATAAAAATTTACTAA
- a CDS encoding TylF/MycF/NovP-related O-methyltransferase — protein MITLPDKNKSFEYENNFYLTCDISRIAKPLIHYELYKRILNLPGAVIECGLFKGISLKRFICYRDLLENKNSRKIIGFDIFGKFPTTLFQDDKGKREKFIREAGEEGISKNQLVEVLSKNEIYNNIELIEGDINETVPKFVRNHSELKIALLNLDTDIYEPAVTVLENLYPRIVKNGILILDDYGVFPGETKAVDEFFKDKNVIIEKSKLNSTPSFIIKP, from the coding sequence GTGATAACTTTACCAGATAAAAACAAATCTTTTGAATATGAAAATAATTTTTATTTAACTTGTGATATATCTAGAATTGCTAAGCCTTTAATTCATTATGAATTATACAAGCGAATATTGAATTTACCGGGAGCAGTAATTGAATGTGGACTTTTTAAGGGAATTTCCTTAAAAAGATTTATTTGTTATAGAGATTTATTAGAAAACAAAAATTCTAGGAAAATTATAGGATTTGATATTTTTGGCAAGTTTCCTACAACATTATTTCAAGATGATAAGGGAAAAAGAGAAAAATTTATAAGAGAAGCAGGTGAAGAAGGAATATCAAAAAATCAGCTTGTTGAAGTTCTTTCTAAAAATGAAATATATAATAACATTGAATTAATAGAAGGTGATATTAATGAGACTGTACCTAAATTTGTAAGAAATCACTCTGAACTCAAAATAGCATTATTGAATTTAGATACAGATATATATGAACCTGCAGTAACAGTCTTAGAAAATTTATATCCTAGAATTGTTAAAAATGGTATTTTAATATTAGATGATTACGGAGTATTCCCAGGAGAAACTAAGGCTGTAGATGAATTTTTTAAAGATAAAAACGTAATTATAGAAAAATCAAAATTAAATAGTACACCTAGTTTCATAATAAAACCTTAA
- a CDS encoding acylneuraminate cytidylyltransferase produces MKYKNIAFIPVRGGSKSIPLKNIKKLLERPLVYWVLDASVNCSYIDKVFVSTDSDMIKKTVEEYGCTKIEVVNRSEYTVEDNSSTESAMLEFANNYDFENIVLIQATSPLLQSKDLDRGFEKFLNHNYDSVLSGVTQKRFIWTSKGGNIFIPQNYNPFNRPRRQEFEGYFVENGAFYITEKKLLLNSKCRISGNIGISGMNEDSYFEIDEPSDWVIAESLLRKRIKTENNFNNILKNIKMLITDSDGVLTDGGMYYSERGDELKKFNARDGMAFQLLREKGVKIIIITGEDIDIVKKRAKKLEADEVYLGIKNKIDVIKAISVKYNIEFNEMAYIGDDINDLEAIKNVGFGCCVADGMENVKEASKYVTKTKGGHGAVREIAELIIEYK; encoded by the coding sequence ATGAAATATAAAAATATAGCATTTATCCCTGTAAGAGGAGGGAGTAAATCAATTCCTCTAAAAAATATAAAAAAATTATTAGAAAGACCTTTAGTCTATTGGGTATTGGATGCATCAGTTAATTGTTCTTATATAGACAAGGTATTTGTCTCTACGGATAGTGATATGATAAAAAAAACAGTTGAAGAATATGGCTGTACTAAAATTGAAGTTGTAAATCGTTCGGAGTATACTGTGGAAGATAATTCCAGCACGGAATCAGCTATGCTTGAATTTGCTAACAACTATGATTTTGAAAATATTGTATTGATACAAGCTACCTCACCACTTCTGCAAAGTAAAGATTTAGATAGAGGTTTTGAAAAGTTTTTAAATCATAATTATGATAGTGTCTTATCTGGAGTAACACAAAAAAGATTTATCTGGACAAGTAAAGGGGGAAATATTTTTATACCCCAAAATTATAATCCATTTAATAGACCTAGAAGACAGGAATTTGAAGGATATTTTGTTGAAAATGGGGCTTTTTATATAACAGAAAAGAAATTACTCTTAAATTCTAAATGTAGAATTTCAGGTAATATTGGTATTTCAGGGATGAATGAAGATTCCTATTTTGAAATAGATGAACCTAGTGATTGGGTTATTGCTGAAAGTCTATTAAGAAAAAGAATAAAAACAGAAAATAATTTTAATAATATTTTGAAAAATATAAAGATGCTAATAACTGATAGTGATGGAGTTTTAACTGATGGGGGAATGTATTATTCTGAAAGAGGAGATGAGTTGAAAAAATTTAATGCCAGAGATGGAATGGCTTTTCAACTGCTGAGGGAAAAAGGGGTTAAAATTATTATAATAACGGGAGAAGATATTGATATAGTTAAAAAAAGAGCAAAAAAACTGGAAGCGGATGAAGTATATTTAGGAATAAAGAATAAAATTGATGTTATTAAGGCAATAAGTGTTAAATATAATATTGAATTTAATGAAATGGCATATATCGGAGACGATATAAATGATCTGGAAGCAATAAAAAACGTTGGATTTGGATGCTGTGTAGCTGATGGCATGGAAAATGTAAAGGAGGCATCTAAATATGTAACTAAAACAAAAGGTGGACATGGAGCTGTGAGAGAAATTGCTGAATTAATAATAGAATATAAATGA
- a CDS encoding N-acetylneuraminate synthase family protein, with translation MYKKPKVIAEVGCNHMGNFEIAKEFIKMAAIFCKVDVVKFQKRNPRECLTKQQYNTPHPNPTNSYGKTYGEHREFLEFSLEQHKELKIFCEEMGVEYSTSVWDLTSAKEIVSLNPKLIKIPSACNNHYTMLDWLCNNYNGEIHISLGMTTREEEEKLIRFFKSRNRNKDLVIYACTSGYPVPVEDLCLLEISRIKEKYEDDVKEIGFSGHHNGIAMDIAAYTLGASTIERHFTLNRTWKGTDHAASLEPDGMRRLARDVGNAYKALTYKGKEILDIEKPQRKKLKYKGA, from the coding sequence ATGTATAAGAAGCCAAAAGTAATAGCAGAAGTGGGATGTAATCATATGGGAAATTTTGAGATAGCTAAGGAATTTATAAAAATGGCTGCTATATTTTGCAAAGTTGATGTAGTTAAATTTCAGAAAAGAAATCCCAGAGAATGTTTGACAAAACAGCAATATAATACACCGCATCCTAATCCTACTAATTCATATGGAAAAACATATGGAGAACATAGAGAATTTCTTGAATTTTCTTTAGAACAACATAAGGAGCTAAAAATATTTTGTGAAGAAATGGGAGTTGAATATAGTACCTCAGTTTGGGACCTGACTTCAGCTAAAGAGATAGTTTCTCTAAATCCAAAATTGATAAAAATACCTTCAGCTTGTAATAATCATTATACTATGCTTGATTGGCTGTGTAATAATTATAATGGAGAAATTCATATTTCTTTAGGTATGACAACTCGTGAAGAGGAAGAAAAACTAATCCGATTTTTTAAAAGTAGAAATAGAAATAAAGATTTAGTGATTTATGCATGTACATCAGGATATCCAGTTCCAGTAGAGGACTTATGTTTACTAGAAATAAGTAGAATAAAAGAGAAATATGAAGATGATGTAAAGGAAATAGGATTTTCTGGACATCATAATGGAATAGCTATGGATATAGCTGCATATACATTGGGAGCATCTACAATAGAAAGGCATTTCACATTGAATAGAACATGGAAAGGCACAGACCATGCTGCTTCGCTTGAACCAGATGGAATGAGGAGATTAGCTAGAGATGTGGGGAATGCTTATAAAGCTTTAACTTATAAAGGAAAAGAAATACTTGATATAGAGAAACCTCAAAGGAAAAAGTTGAAATATAAAGGGGCATGA